The Temnothorax longispinosus isolate EJ_2023e chromosome 12, Tlon_JGU_v1, whole genome shotgun sequence genome includes a window with the following:
- the LOC139823080 gene encoding uncharacterized protein: MVVCATRCNSLAYKGYGCYCGFFGYVIDGVARRTTGATTLQNASCSQNTSYHITGDVITVTNPFVRLSMAAGEDQDLALNVCAKQSIRSYWKNKIYNTHYFYYYYRIYSEKFAIVANDFFVIDAKNRDDDHSPADSQPHGSEESYT, encoded by the exons ATGGTAGTGTGCGCCACAAGGTGTAATTCTTTAGCTTACAAGGGATACGGTTGCTACTGCGGATTCTTCGGTTACGTCATCGACG GTGTTGCAAGACGCACGACTGGTGCTACGACGCTACAGAATGCCTCATGTTCTCAGAATACTTCGTACCATATTACTGGAGATGTTATCACGGTTACAAATCCGTTTGTG CGATTGAGCATGGCAGCTGGGGAGGATCAGGATCTTGCGCTCAACGTTTGTGCAAAGCAATCTATTAGGAGctattggaaaaataaaatttataatacacattACTTCTACTATTATTATCGCATATATTCTGAAAAGTTTGCCATTGTTGCCAATGATTTCTTCGTGATCGATGCTAAAAATCGAGATGATGATCATAGCCCTGCAGATTCACAACCTCACGGCTCAGAAGAATCTTATACATAG